The Lactuca sativa cultivar Salinas chromosome 2, Lsat_Salinas_v11, whole genome shotgun sequence genome includes the window ccaAACATAATCAACCTAATCaattaaaaaatacaaaacaacataAGGTGTAACTTTTTAAACCTATGGGTATAAGAGAAAAAAAAAGGAGAGAGAGTAAAGATAGAGAGATTATGTTAGGATCCCTTGACCGGTTGAAGAAAAGAAATTAATGGTATCGTATGGTGAAGGGTAATGCTCTTGGTGGTACCTCAATACCTCCAACCTAATCCTAATGAAGCTCAGCCACTCCCTCCTCTATTAGTTTTGTTGTTGTATTTGAATACTATTATATgtaatgttttaactatttttttgtatttttgctagaaaaaatttatttttctaatttttataaatcatTTTAGTGATGGATTAGTTATGGAAATATCCATCAATAAGAATAAAATACCCCATTGGAAATTTGTAGCTAAAAGTTTGTCGGTAGTCCGTCATAAAATAAGGTCAAACAAAATTCCGTTGGTAATCATATTTTTGACATAAAATTTTGTCGTTTCTCCACCACAATTTCATCGGAAATCAGTCACAAATAATTAACCATGAAGGTTATTGACCGACCAATTTCCATCGGTAAGCCGTTTACTGACGGAATACCGATGAATATGATCATTGTAAAAATCCACTTTTCTAGCGGTGTTAATTTACCGAAAGAATAAGAACACAAAAATTATTTGCTTCTATGTTTAGTGAACTTCAACAACGATCGTGTTAGTTAATACAATTAATTCACTAAGTTTAAGATCTTCTCTAatgaatgaaggtttttttttacacttgtcacactctcattcattttgtcacatatcattttgtggttattttgaattaatttttattccatatgtaattttgtggttttctattttattaaaatttatatggtatttaaatttaataataaatgcatatcaatttcatcaaTGGACTTTCTTTACAATTtcaaaactttaaaataaaatgtaattaatttgctttgattattttatctaaatgatttgtttaaatttaaaagagaaaaaaaaacactttaattttagtaattcaatatttttctcatttttcctataaattcaaatttctcaaatgtttatacatatttaattattttaaatacacccatgtaatacatggggctCACGCCTAGTAAATAATATCTAAAGCATGTCTAAAATAGGAAATATGCGCAAATTTTTCCCCTACAACGCCATAGCTCGAAGATTATTGGCTGCAAATATAACATATAATGCATACTACTACttcaaaaaaagtaaaaataaaaataaaaatttttaaaaattaaaattaaaaataaaaataaaaattgtaaaACCCGGTAAAAATTAGGGGTGTTGATCGGGTAATATTTTCGGGTTTCGGGCAATTCaagttttttcattttaaaataattacctATTACCAGGGGCGGACCTAGGGGTGGTCCACGGTAGCACCGACAACCCCTAGGTTGCGTTTAGTTACGGAAAAGCAATTTTCATTTTCCGTTTTTTGTTTTACCTTTTCAACTTTCGTTTTCCGTTTTCATTTGTcattgaaaaatttagaaaacgcgtttaattaacttattcatttttcattttcagttttagaaaattagaaaacgtgtttagatgtgtatttttctatcggttttcatttttagaaaacgaTAGCGGTGGTAGGGTGTGGGTGGGGGCGGTGACGGTAGCGGGTCGGCAGCGGCGGTGGTGGTGATGACAGGCGATGGTGGTGGCGGCGGCAATTGTGTCAGTGGTGGTGATGGCAGCGgcagcggtggtggtggtgctagTGGCAGgttagtggtggtggtgatggtgatggtaggtcgttgattgtggtggtggtgttgggtgGGTGGGGGTGCGAgtttgtgtttgtgtgtgtgtatgtgtgtgtttgtgggggtggGTGTGGGTTTGTGTGTCTGTGAGGGTGGGGATGGGGGTAGGtgtgagtttgtgtgtgtgtgggtgtgtgtttgtggggggtgtgggtgggtatgtgtgtgagtgtgtttgtgtgtgtgcggGTGTGTTGGtgagtatgtatgtgtgtgtgtgtgtgtttgtgggtgggtgattgtgtgggtgggtatgtatgtatgtatgtatgtgtgtgtgtgtatgtgtttatggaTCGGTATGTGTGTGGGTgggtatatatatgtgtgtgtgcgggtgtgtgtatgtgtgtgtgtgtgggtgggtatgtacatgtgtgtgtgtgtttgtgggttgatgtgtgtgtgtgtgtatgggtggatatgtatgtatgtgtttgtgGGTGGGGGGTGTTAAGGTGGGGGTAGGTAGAGGCGGATGGGATGGAAGTGGGtgtgtgtttatattttagaaaaattctggaattagaaaaatgtggaaaacaatgataattagttttccaaaaatttccaacttctttgtaattttagaaaatggaaaatttttattTCCCGTGAAAAATCTAGAAAAATAGACAAACTAAACGCGTttaaaaattctcatttttcttggaaATTTTTTCTGGAAAACGGCCTATTTTTTCCGCAACTAAACGCACCCTAACTTTTCCGGCCGCAGtagaaaatttttgaaaatttttgaaaattatatttttttctacTACCGTGCAACCCCTAACTCTCCCGTGCAACCCTTGCTGTAAAATCCTACGTCCGCCCCTGCCTATTACTCTACCAAAATTAAGTTCAGGTAATTCGGATAGTGGGTCGgatttgggtaattcgggtattacctgaaatatatatttttttttaatggcacctaaaaataaatttaatgaattaaATATGCCATGTTCtattagtcttgtttatataaacaaacgagacataaaCGAAGTTACTCAAACATTAAACGTTAATATTTTTTTAGTCAATAATACTTGAGATATCAAGTAATATTTTAATAGCataatctaatctaataagatgttaaaaaaacaaataattaaaGATCTTCTtagtttaaaagtttaaaatgtttaagataacTGTAGTCATAAGTTTTTCCATGTTCCGAAGTTTTgtcaagataatgagtttgttagttgcaataaaaactataatctaTAAAACAGTTAAGTTTTAAAGAACATGATGACATATAAAAGAATCATTTTTAATATTGTTGGTGTCATATTTCCATAATaaaagaaatttatgttttacaataattaTAGTTAGTTTAAGTGTAAGCAAATACCTGCTACAGAGTACGACATCTATGAAAGAAAAAACAaatgaatttttaaaataattccgGTATACCCAAAACCAAAAAATGTATCCTATACTCAACCTGAAAAAAATCGAGTTACCTAAATAATTGAAAAAATTTACAtgatacccgatttacccgatatCTGAAAAAATCGGGCCGGTAATTCAGGTAACGGGTATGTTCGACAGGGCTAATAAAAATGCATGGCTAATAGAACCCGGTTTTGTAACCCGGCAATATGAAAGCGGGTCCTTAATTTGTGGCGTTTTGTGGTAGTGATGTCCCTATATAAACAAACAACACTTCAAAACCCTCTATATTTCTCTATGATTCCCTTTGCAATGGAGTTATTAGCAACAAGTATGATCTTGTTAACGATCTCATATGTTACTTTTTGGTTAACAAAGCTGGTACTTGGAACAGGCAAAACATGCTATATGATCGATTACCAATGCTATAAGGGAAAAAAGGAGATGAAGCTGGACACCGAACAGTGTGCGAAGATTGTTTGGCGCAACAAGAATCTACGTGTCGAAGATTACAGGTTCCTTCTAAAAACCATGGTAAATTCAGGCATTGGTGAAGAAACTTATGGCCCAAAAAGCATCATATTGGGTGAAGAAGAACACCCAACACTTGTTGCTTCTTTATCAGAATTAGATGATGTGTTCTATGATACGCTTGATAGTATTTTTTCCAGGTCGAATATCTCGCCATCTCAAGTTGATATACTAGTGGTGACTGTATCCCTAATCTCACCAGTGCCTTCTTTAGCGTCAAGAATCATAAATCATTACAATATGCGGTCGGATATTAAGGCGTTCAATCTCTCAGGAATGGGGTGCAGCGCAAGCCTAACTGGTATCGATCTGGTCCAACACTTGTTCAAGACTCACAAGAACAAAATAGCCATTGTTGTGAGCACAGAATCCATGTCGTCTCATTGGTACTGTGGGAGAGAAGGGTCCATGATGCTCTCTAACGTTCTTTTTCGGGTAGGAGGTTGTTCAATGCTTTTGACCAACGACAGAGATCGCAAGAAGCACGCGATTATGAAGCTGAAGTGTATGGTTCGAAGCCATTTTGCCTCGGACGATGAAGCCTACAACTGCTGCATGCAGATCGAAGACGATGAAGGATACGAAGGCTTTCGTCTCAGAAAAACCCTCCCGATAGTTGCTGGTCGGGCTTTGATGAAGAACCTACGAGTGCTTCTACCAAAAGTGCTTCCACTTTGGGAGATAATTCGTTATGCATGCCTCAAATCTGGTTCGAAAATCAACCTAAAAACTGGAATCGAACACTTCTGCATACACCCAGGTGGAAGAGCTGTAATCGATGAAGTGGGTATAAATCTAGGGTTAAGCGATTATGATCTTGAACCATCTCGAATGACGTTGCATCGTTTTGGAAACACATCGTCTGGTGGGCTCTGGTATGTTCTAGGATACATGGAGGCAAAGAAAAGGCTGAAGAAGGGTGATAGAATCTTAATGATCAGTTTGGGTGCAGGTTTCAAATCCAACAGCTGTGTTTGGGAGGTCACCAGAGACTTAGATCGAACCAATGTCTGGAAAGATATGATCGAAAAGTACCCTATAAAGCAGACCACAAACCCTTATCTGGAGAAGTACGCATGGATCAATGATGAAGATATGGATTTTGTCACACGTGAAGATGCAGACAAGATACTTGGTTTTGCATAAACAATATCTTTGAAATGCTTGGAGCACTAAAAGTTTATCGTTAgctaaaagtttttattttagtGAGTTTCTCGTTATTTTCATCACCAATAAGAGTGTACTCATTGTCTCATCGATTATTTGTGGATAACTTATCCAAGTGATTGGGGTTTTTAAATTACCTATTGGCATACTAGGTGTCTAAAAATGTCTTACATGTAAAATGTGTTTATTTTGGTTGTAAAAATAATAGATAATGCTTATATATGTTGTGTATAACAGTTTCACTTTATTATTCTACTTAtaattctttttttcttttttttgtttacATTGTATTGAACATTACAAAAATTTAATAgatatttattttaaactttaaaatgtTACATTTTTCTCATTTAAAAAGTCCTATAACAACTGAACTTCCCCAGAGTTGAACGTCCATGCAGTATTCCACTATGCTCTATGCTCAACTTTGCTTCATTAATATAATCAACTAAATATTTCATCACATTCGACAATTTTATTAAACTATGTCCATGCTCTTATCATTGATATTTGTATTCTTTAAATTCAAACAAACATGTTAGTCGTTAATAGTAAAAGATTTGAACAATCTATTTGGTTGTTTTACGTTGGATTAGATGGTTAAaccaaaaactaaattatatttaatataatattttattattagcaaAATTCTTTTGTGTTTACACTTAAACCTAGTAATTGACtggaattatttttatttttattttttatttttttttttagagtgaaactaatttattaatttattatatagttaataaa containing:
- the LOC111881726 gene encoding 3-ketoacyl-CoA synthase 19; protein product: MIPFAMELLATSMILLTISYVTFWLTKLVLGTGKTCYMIDYQCYKGKKEMKLDTEQCAKIVWRNKNLRVEDYRFLLKTMVNSGIGEETYGPKSIILGEEEHPTLVASLSELDDVFYDTLDSIFSRSNISPSQVDILVVTVSLISPVPSLASRIINHYNMRSDIKAFNLSGMGCSASLTGIDLVQHLFKTHKNKIAIVVSTESMSSHWYCGREGSMMLSNVLFRVGGCSMLLTNDRDRKKHAIMKLKCMVRSHFASDDEAYNCCMQIEDDEGYEGFRLRKTLPIVAGRALMKNLRVLLPKVLPLWEIIRYACLKSGSKINLKTGIEHFCIHPGGRAVIDEVGINLGLSDYDLEPSRMTLHRFGNTSSGGLWYVLGYMEAKKRLKKGDRILMISLGAGFKSNSCVWEVTRDLDRTNVWKDMIEKYPIKQTTNPYLEKYAWINDEDMDFVTREDADKILGFA